A genomic stretch from Engraulis encrasicolus isolate BLACKSEA-1 chromosome 12, IST_EnEncr_1.0, whole genome shotgun sequence includes:
- the LOC134460000 gene encoding BEN domain-containing protein 6-like, translating into MVIGEGIVVKRAKVMRCNHSSPSKLVCDLLSVLYTRRELATMSLTGQKGSAKEAVKPPLPPNALNAIFDYTLQKFPGADVATLRGAIRNKLNNESKVFKK; encoded by the exons ATGGTCATTGGGGAAGGAATTGTTGTGAAAAGAGCTAAGGTCATGAGGTGCAACCACAGCAGTCCCTCAAAACTTGTCTGCGACCTCCTGTCCGTACTTTACACCAGAAGGGAGCTGGCCACAATGTCCTTGACGGGGCAAAAGGGCAGTGCCAAAGAGGCTGTAAAGCCTCCTTTGCCTCCCAACGCACTCAATGCCATATTTG ACTACACACTTCAGAAATTTCCTGGAGCGGATGTGGCCACTCTGCGAGGAGCCATCAGGAATAAACTCAATAACGAGAGCAAGGTGTTCAAGAAGTAA